Below is a genomic region from Pseudomonadota bacterium.
GATTTTGAATGGTGTTTAGCCTATACAAAATTTGGACAAGAAGAAACTTGGATGCCTGTATCCACTCTTCTTCCTGAAGGGATTGGTAATGCAGAAAATGGCACAAAAGAAATAGACGCTCTTTTTCAAAGAAAGATTTTTCCTTTCCCAAAACCATCAACATTGATTAGGCACTTCTTATCTTTAGACCCATCAAGTGATGGATTAGTTTTAGACTTTTTTGCTGGGTCATGTCCAACAGCTCAAGCAGTTATTGAATTGAATGTAAAAGATAAAGGTAACCGCAGATTCATAATGATTCAACTTCCAGAACCTTGCGATGAAAAATCGGAAGCCAACAAGGCTGGGTATGAAAGCATTGCTGAAATTGGTAAGGAACGAATCAGAAGACTTATTAAAAAAAAAGAAAAAGAAAACTCCGAATATTCAGGTGATCTTGGCTTCAAAGTTTTCAAGCTGGATTCAAGCAACATCAAAACATGGGATGCTGATTTCGACAATCTTGAAGATGCCCTTTTCAATGCTGTAGAAAACATCAAACCTGATCGAAGCGAAGCGGATGTGCTTTATGAACTACTGCTAAAATATGGTCTGGATTTGGCCGTGCCGATAAAAGAGAAAAAGATTGAGGGAAAGACTGTTTACATTATAGGAGGCGGATCGCTCATCGTATGTTTGGCCGATAATATCAGCCTTGGTGTTGTGGAACACATTGCCGCACTTAAAAATAAACTGAAACCGGAGGTGATGCGTGTGATCTTTAAGGATTCTGGGTTTAAAGATGATGTAGTCAAGACCAATGCTGTTCAGACTTTGCACCAGGCAGGCATTGATGATGTCAAGAGCTTGTAGGAAAGCAGTCATGAAAATTCAATTCAATCCGAATCTTGACTTCCAGCATGAAGCAATAAATTCTGTTACTGATATATTTAAAGGTCAGGAAATTTGCCGAACGAATTTCAACATAGCACCAATAAAATATGCCCCCCAGACAAAACTTGAATTTAAAAACTTGCGAAATGATTTGGGTATCGGCAACCGCTTAAAGCTTGGCGATGAAGATATCTTTGAAAACATAAAAGCAATCCAGCTTAGAAACGGGCTTGCACCTTCCGAATCGCTTGATTCTTTAAACTTTACGATAGAAATGGAAACAGGAACCGGCAAAACTTATGTTTACCTGCGTTCTGTTTTCGAGTTGAACCGTCTTTATGGTTTCACCAAATTTATTATTGTGGTGCCTTCTGTTGCTATCAAGGAAGGCGTTTACAAATCTCTACAGATGACAGAAGCGCATTTTAAGGGATTATATAAAAACGTACAGTTCGACTATTTTATATATGACTCCCAGAAGCTTGGCCAGGTGAGAAACTTCGCCGCAAGCGACTATATCCAGATCATGGTTATTAACATTGATGCCTTCAGAAAAAGCTTTACCGACCCGCAAAAAGAAGACAAAGCCAATATCATCCATCGTCCACATGACAGGATGACCGGAAACCGCCCTATCGAATTAATACAGGCAACAAAACCCATAGTTATTATTGATGAGCCGCAAAGTGTGGATACTAACGGCAAGAGCAAGGAAGCCATAGCATCGCTTAATCCTCTTTGCACTCTTCGCTATTCCGCCACTCATGTGGAAAAATATCACATGATGTACAAGCTTGATTCAGCAGATGCTTATCAGCAAAAACTTGTGAAGCAGATTGAAGTGGCGGGTATCGAAATAAAAGACAGCCACAACAAGGCATTTGTCCGGATAGTAAACGATGAAGTATATAAGAGACTTCAAATTCGTAAAACCATCGAAAAACACCTTGAAAAGGAGAAGGAACTTCGGCCAAGAGGACTGAAGGTACTTAGCCTGTTTTTTATAGACCGTGTTTCAAATTACCGCTGGTATGATGATAACGGCAATCCACAACCCGGAAAATACGCAAAAATATTTGAAGAAGAATATAACAGGGAGATTACCAAACCAAAATACTATAGTTTGTTTGATGGCGCTGATCTTGAAACCGCAGCGCAAGATGTTCATAACGGCTACTTTGCGATTGATAAAAAGAAGACAACATCAGGCCGGTCTGTTGAGATATTCAAGGACTCGCATGGAGAGGGAAAAGCAAGCGCTGATGAAAGCGCTTACCGGCTTATTATGAGGGATAAAGAAAGACTTCTAAGCTTTGATACAAAGCTTAAATTTATTTTTTCCCATTCGGCATTAAAAGAAGGCTGGGATAATCCGAATGTCTTTCAAATCTGCACATTAAACGAAACCTCATCGGTTATGAAAAAACGGCAGGAAATCGGACGCGGCCTTCGTATAGCCGTAAACCAGGATGGTGAAAGAGTTCATGGGTTTGATGTAAATACGCTTACTGTGATGGCAAATGAATCATATGAAGAATTTGCAAAACAACTTCAGAAAGAGATTGAAGAAGAAACCGGTATTAAGTTCGACATAATCGAAAAGCATATATTCGCAAACATTCTGGTACCAACTGATGGCCATCAGGCAGAGTATCTTGGGATTGGAGCTTCGCATTTGCTCTGGAATCATCTGGAGTCTGAAGGCTATATAGACAAAAATGGTAAAGTACAAAATTTATTACGCTCCGACCTTAAGGAAAGTAAAGTAATCTTTCCGGAAAAGATGGCGGATGTGTCACAGCAGATATTAGCTGTTATCCGAAAAACTGCCGGCAAACTTAACATCAGAAATGCTGATAACCGCAAAAAAGCGGAATTGAATAAGGCTGTGTATTTAAGCGATGATTTCCAGCAATTATGGGAAAAGCTAAAATACAAAACAACATTCAGGGTAGATTTTGACCCAAAAAAGTTGATTGAAAAATGCGCTGATGAAATAAATAAAACACTGATTGCAGGCAGAACAAGGTTTATCACAAGAACTGCAACTCTTGATGTGGATAGAGGCGGTGTTAATGCACAAGAAATTTACGAAACCATGTCGGTTTATAATGATCGTGATTATGATCTTCCGGATCTTGTAAGCTATTTGCAGAATGAAACCAACCTGACCCGCAGATCAATCGTTGCCATTTTAAAAGCAAGCGGCAGGCTACAGGATTTTAAGAATAACCCTCAAAAATTTATTGAGCAGGTTGCTTCAATCATTAAGCATCAAATGCAGGTTTTTATTGTAGACGGTATTAAATATCAAAGAATAGGTTATCATCATTACTATGCTCAGGAGATTTTCAAGGAAAACGAACTATATGGATATCTGAAAAAAAACATGTTTGAAAGTAAAAAATCGGTCTTTGACCATATCGTTTATGATTCTGATATTGAGGCTGATTTCGCCAGGTCATTTGAACTTAGCAAGGATGTAAAGGTTTATGCCAAGCTCTCGGGATGGTTTAAAATAGAAACACCCCTGGGAAGCTATAATCCGGATTGGGCAGTGCTTGTAGAAAAAGAAAATCAACAAAGGCTGTACTTTGTAGTGGAATCCAAGGGAAGTCGTTTTAGCGAAGCACTCAGAATTACGGAAAACGCCAAGATTCAATGCGGCCGGGAGCATTTCAAAGCACTGGAAAATGATATAGATTTTATGATGGCTGATAATTACTCAACATTTTCTGAAAAGATATCATCAACCTAACAAAATACTCAATAAATTTATTATTTAATGATATCTATAACACTTCCAAGCATTTCATCATAAACCGATATCATCTTTATGTTTGCCTCATATCCATGTTGAGTCGGAATAGTTTGTACAATTTCTTCGGCAATATCAACATTAGACATTTCTCTGATTGTCTGATCTCCGGGTTCAGAATATAACGAGCCCGGTGTATCAACTTCACTGATCTGGGCATCTACGCTTCCATTGGATAATTCAACAATGTCGGTTCTGCTTTTTTTAAATTCATCCGTATTAACATTTGCTAAATTATTGCCACACACACCCATTTTAGTACTAAAAGCAAAAAGAGCGGAAACATTATTATATACTGAATTTATCATGATAGCCTCCAACATTAAATTAATCCTCATTAACTGTTATCGGCAAAATTTTTTAAAACTTTAGAAAAATAATTTCTTTTCTAAAGTTTGATGAATTCGTAAAAAATTCCCAGACCGTCATACCGGCAAAAGCCGGTATCCAGAACCTATTGAAATTGCTGGATGCCAGATTGACGAAAACAAAAACCTCTGTTAAATAAAGTAATCGTTTATTATTAAGGAGATATCTGGATGGTCATGATTTGGGAATCAACAGAAATTACAGTACTGGCTTCAGGAAAGGGTTGGCTGGCATTGGATAAACCGACCGGAATCACGGTTCACAATGCATCGGGAAAAGACCTGTGCTCGCTTGCTAAAGAGTGGGTTCGAAAAGATGACGTAATCCGTAGCCGTTTGGGTCTTATTACAGACTTTGATTTTTCTCCCATTCATCGCCTGGATAAAGAAACCAGCGGGGTTATTATTCTTGCTGCCGACCGTGAAACTTCCCGCTTTTTTTCGGATCAGTTTAAATCCCGCAAAATAGCCAAACAATATATAGCGATTCTGCACGGCCGGTTGGATATCTCAAATCAAAACAATCTTTGGGAATCGTGGGCATGGCCTCTATCTAAAACGGCAGGTGGACGACAAAATCCCCAAGGGCCAGGCCAGCGAATACCCAGCGAGACCCGATTCAGGATTATGGAACACAGCCACCATTACACCATGGTTGAGATCGATCTTCTCACCGGGCGCAAGCATCAGATTCGTCGCCATGCAAAGCTTTCCGGCCACCCGGTGGTGGGTGACACACGTTATGGTTCAACCAGGGCTGCAAATTACTTAAAACAGCACGCGGGATTTATCCGCCTCGGGCTGCATGCCCAGGCCATTACAATACATATGCCCGGAGAAAAAAACCCACAGACTATCAAAACACCCTGTATTCCTGCCGAAATGCAAAACATTTTTGAAACAGATCGGAAAGCAGCTGTGATTTAAATCAAACGGAATTACCTATATTGTTTGCGACATAATGCTTCAATTAAATTTTCTTTTGTATTTTTTTATCACCATGCGGAAGCATCAGGATAAATGGTATTGCCCCAAATCCTAAAAATGCACTTAATGTATATGTTGCCTTAAGTCCTATCAGATCCCCAAGTAAACCTACAATTACCGTAATTGCCGAACGGGCCATAAAAGAAGACATCATAAATATGCCGTTTGCGGCTGAAGGACTGTTAGTGCTGTTTTCCTGCACAATCGCAAGCATCACCGGTGTTGTTGAAAGCAGGGTAAACCCCGTAAGAACAAGAAGCACAAAACGAAACCAGCCATCAACCCAGACAAAAGAAAGCAGCATGAAAGGAGCCCCTACAAGGGAAAAAAGTAACACCCGCCGTCTGCCCAATACATCACTTAAAGAACCCGCTGAAATTATACCAACCACACCTGCTGTTTCCACAAGAGTTAAAGATATCCCTGCCAGCCATAAATTTCCGGATTGCTGCTCAATAAAAGTCGGCAGGAACGTCGTCACCACGGCATGCATGAATCCCCGGCTTACAAGAATCGCCATAAGTGGAAATAATATATGCCGCATCTCCATCCATGTACTCCACAAAGACGGGTGAGTGGAGCCGCTTTTGTGTTTGGCGGGAACATCCTTGAATGTAAAAAATAACCACACTGAAGAGGCTATCCCGAAAACCATAAGGGGATATAAGCCTTCAAGGCCTAAAAGTGAAACCCCGCCAACCGCCACAAGGGGCCCCACCGCTCTTGCCAGTTCTCCTCCTGTCATGTAAAAGCTCATGCCCCTACCGGTATAAGCACCTGACACTCCGGCTATCAGGGTTGGAGAAGGCACATGAAACAAAGATACACTGATCCCTGTGATAAACAGTAATATAAGAAGCATTCCATAACTCGGGGCCAAACCTATGAGACTCATAGGAATTGCAGTAAGTGACGGAGCCAATATTATAAACCAACGTACACTGATTCGATCAGCCCACAGACCTATTAACGGATTAAAAAGTGACGGAAGCTGCATTACAGTGGAAAGAAGCCCTGCACGTACAAGGGTAAGGGAAAATTTTTCAATGAGCAAAGGAAGCAGAGGAGAAAGAAATCCTGAGTAAACATCATGGACAAAATGACAAGCGGATAGTAATAAAACAGCTTTGGTCTTAAAGCGCTCCGGAATACTGTTGCTCTTTGAGTTGTCAGATTCTATTTCCTGCTGCATCCTATCCACTCCTGTAGAATCTATAACAGACATACAGTTTAAAATACAAGCGATCATTAAGGTTCATAAGCCAAAGTGTATCTGAAATTTTTTTAAGTAAAGTCGAATACTTTTAATACCCCTCCCCTTTTTTTTCATAATATACCCTATTTCAATATAATCGTATAAATAAATATAGCCAAGAAAAGCACGTATAAATTTATATTAAATAAGGTTGGCCTCAAAACATAACCGGATACCCATAAAAAAACTCAGGGGGTATCTCATATTTATCTAGTCTTAGCAAATTATTTAGCTTGACCTTTTCAATTGTTTCTGTATATTGCCTTTACTTTATTTTAACGAACAACATAATTTTGGATAATAGTTATGAATTTCTGGCGCGTTCCGTTTGATGCAAATGATATTGAAGTTTCCAGGGGTATTGTATATATCCTTGATGACAGATGCAAAGGATGCGGGTATTGCATCGAATACTGTCCAAAACAAATGCTTGAATTTTCACCAAAATTCAATAAAAAAGGGTACCACCCCCCTGTTGCTAAAAATCCGGACGATTGTGTGAATTGTCATTATTGCGAAATCATCTGCCCCGAATTTGCAATCTATTCAGTTGAAGCCAAACCGTCAGAATAAATAAGCAATAATCAAATAAATTATTAAACGAGGATAAATGAAACCAGCTGTACTTACAGGTGCACATTATATTACAGGCGATGAAGCCTGCGCAGAAGGAGCGCTTGCTGCCGGTTGCAGATTTTTCGGCGGTTATCCTATTACACCTGCTACTGAAGTTGCCGAACGTATATCCGAAAGGCTTCCTGAGGTTGGTGGAACTTTCATTCAGATGGAAGACGAAATTGCCGCTATGGCATCCATTCTTGGAGCTTCATGTGCAGGAGTTAAAAGCATGACTGCAACATCGGGCCCCGGATTCAGCCTGATGATGGAAAACATAGGCCTTGGAATTGTAACAGAAACACCTTGTGTAGTGGTTAACGTGCAACGCGCCGGTCCTTCTACCGGACTTCCTACAATGGGGGCGCAGGCGGACATGATGCAGGCAAAATGGGGATCGCATGGAGATTATGAAATCATTGCTCTTGCCCCATCTTCTCCCCAGGACATTTTTTACCAAACAATCACAGCCTTTAATCTGAGCGAAACATTCAGATTGCCTGTACTTATAATGACAGATGAAATCGTGGGTCACATGAGTGAAAAAGTAATCATACCCGATGCTAAAGATATTCATATAGTATCCAGAGCTACTCCGAAAGGCAGGAAAGATAACTTCAAGCCTTTCAAACCTGCTCCACCGTATGGAATTGCTCCAATGCCTGCGGCAGGAGACGGGTATAAGGTACATTTCACAGGACTTACCCATGATGAAAAAGGTTACCCTGTCATGACTGTAGAAGCACAGGCAATAATGATGGATCATCTTATGAACAAGATCCGCAATAACCTTGATAAAATAATTATGACTGAAAGATATAGGTTAGATGATGCGGATATTGCGATTGTATCATATGGCGTGTCAACACGTACCAGCCTTGCTGCAGTAGACGAAGCACGAAAAATGGGAATCAAGGTAGGATTGTTGCGGCTTATTACCGTATGGCCGTTTCCGGAAGACCAGGTGCGGCAACTTGCCAATCAGGTAAAAGGTTTTGTAACTGTGGAACTCAACCTTGGCCAAATACATTACGAAGTCCAGCGATGCGCAGGATATAAAGTGCCGAGTTATTTGGTCGGCCACCCCGGCGGCTCTGTCATATCGCCGGATGAAGTAATAAAGGTATTAAAGGAGGCATTTTAATTATGCCTGAAACATCCAGGAAAACTTCAAAATCACCGGTACATCCGTTAGACGATCTATTACGAACCGATCGCATTCCTCATATTTGGTGTTCGGGCTGTGGTACCGGAACTGCATTTTCTTCAACCCTTACAGCTATAAAAGGAAGCGGGCTTGAACTTGACAATGTTGTAATGGTATCCGGAATCGGTTGTTCGGGAAGAGCTGCGGGTTATGTTAAGCTTGATTCATATCATACTACACATGGAAGAGCCATCCCGTTTGCAACCGGAATGAAACTTGCCAATCCTAAACTTAATGTAATCGTATTTTCTGGCGATGGTGATCTTTTTGCTATAGGTGGAAACCATTTTATTCATGCCGCCAGACGAAATATGGATATAACCGTTATTTGTGTGAATAATTTAAATTACGGAATGACGGGTGGCCAGGTAGCTGCAACAACCCCGTTTCATGCCAAAACATCGACAACAACGGTAGGAAACCCCGAAGCACCCTTTAATCTGCCTCTTCTGGCATATGCATCAGGAGCCACATATATAGCCAGATGGACAATACTCCATACAAGGGATCTGACAAATTCCATAATTGAAGCCCTCAACAAAAAGGGGTTCTCGTTTATAGAAGTTTTATCTCCGTGCCCGGTAAATTACGGCCGGCGCAACAAGGAAAAGTCTCTTGATACTTTAAAGCTATATAAGAAAGGCATCATCAAGAATAATTCCAATCCTGCCGATACGGATATTGATTTTGATAAAGGGATTATTTTAGGTAAATTCGTTGATATCGATAAAGCTACCTGTATCGAAAATTATGATAATACATGCAGGCTAATATAAAATTTCAAATTTGAAATCTCAAATTAAACGAGTGAATTTCATGGCTGATACAAAACAAATTAATGCTACAACCACGGAAGTTATCATAACGGGATTCGGCGGCCAGGGCATCATACTTGCCGGTCGTATCATCGGTAAGGCGGCCGCCCTCGGCGATGGCAAAGAAAGCACACTGGTACAGTCTTA
It encodes:
- a CDS encoding flagellar basal body protein; the encoded protein is MINSVYNNVSALFAFSTKMGVCGNNLANVNTDEFKKSRTDIVELSNGSVDAQISEVDTPGSLYSEPGDQTIREMSNVDIAEEIVQTIPTQHGYEANIKMISVYDEMLGSVIDIIK
- a CDS encoding site-specific DNA-methyltransferase; translated protein: MKKLDPKTDGASPDIVEKNIEKIKELFPEVFIEKKIDFNVLREILGDYIDDRPERYSFTWNGKNHARRIAQTPSTGTLRPCPEESVNWNATQNLFIEGDNLEVLKLLQKSYHKKVKMIYIDPPYNTGNEFIYPDKFKDNLNTYLRYTGQIDKEGLKFSANSETSGRYHTNWLNMMYPRLKLAKNLLKDDGALFISIDDIEVSNLRKICDEIFGEENLMAIFPWRKRTAKNDCPFGISQDFEWCLAYTKFGQEETWMPVSTLLPEGIGNAENGTKEIDALFQRKIFPFPKPSTLIRHFLSLDPSSDGLVLDFFAGSCPTAQAVIELNVKDKGNRRFIMIQLPEPCDEKSEANKAGYESIAEIGKERIRRLIKKKEKENSEYSGDLGFKVFKLDSSNIKTWDADFDNLEDALFNAVENIKPDRSEADVLYELLLKYGLDLAVPIKEKKIEGKTVYIIGGGSLIVCLADNISLGVVEHIAALKNKLKPEVMRVIFKDSGFKDDVVKTNAVQTLHQAGIDDVKSL
- a CDS encoding MFS transporter encodes the protein MQQEIESDNSKSNSIPERFKTKAVLLLSACHFVHDVYSGFLSPLLPLLIEKFSLTLVRAGLLSTVMQLPSLFNPLIGLWADRISVRWFIILAPSLTAIPMSLIGLAPSYGMLLILLFITGISVSLFHVPSPTLIAGVSGAYTGRGMSFYMTGGELARAVGPLVAVGGVSLLGLEGLYPLMVFGIASSVWLFFTFKDVPAKHKSGSTHPSLWSTWMEMRHILFPLMAILVSRGFMHAVVTTFLPTFIEQQSGNLWLAGISLTLVETAGVVGIISAGSLSDVLGRRRVLLFSLVGAPFMLLSFVWVDGWFRFVLLVLTGFTLLSTTPVMLAIVQENSTNSPSAANGIFMMSSFMARSAITVIVGLLGDLIGLKATYTLSAFLGFGAIPFILMLPHGDKKIQKKI
- a CDS encoding ferredoxin family protein, encoding MNFWRVPFDANDIEVSRGIVYILDDRCKGCGYCIEYCPKQMLEFSPKFNKKGYHPPVAKNPDDCVNCHYCEIICPEFAIYSVEAKPSE
- a CDS encoding 2-oxoacid:ferredoxin oxidoreductase subunit beta; protein product: MPETSRKTSKSPVHPLDDLLRTDRIPHIWCSGCGTGTAFSSTLTAIKGSGLELDNVVMVSGIGCSGRAAGYVKLDSYHTTHGRAIPFATGMKLANPKLNVIVFSGDGDLFAIGGNHFIHAARRNMDITVICVNNLNYGMTGGQVAATTPFHAKTSTTTVGNPEAPFNLPLLAYASGATYIARWTILHTRDLTNSIIEALNKKGFSFIEVLSPCPVNYGRRNKEKSLDTLKLYKKGIIKNNSNPADTDIDFDKGIILGKFVDIDKATCIENYDNTCRLI
- a CDS encoding DEAD/DEAH box helicase family protein, which translates into the protein MKIQFNPNLDFQHEAINSVTDIFKGQEICRTNFNIAPIKYAPQTKLEFKNLRNDLGIGNRLKLGDEDIFENIKAIQLRNGLAPSESLDSLNFTIEMETGTGKTYVYLRSVFELNRLYGFTKFIIVVPSVAIKEGVYKSLQMTEAHFKGLYKNVQFDYFIYDSQKLGQVRNFAASDYIQIMVINIDAFRKSFTDPQKEDKANIIHRPHDRMTGNRPIELIQATKPIVIIDEPQSVDTNGKSKEAIASLNPLCTLRYSATHVEKYHMMYKLDSADAYQQKLVKQIEVAGIEIKDSHNKAFVRIVNDEVYKRLQIRKTIEKHLEKEKELRPRGLKVLSLFFIDRVSNYRWYDDNGNPQPGKYAKIFEEEYNREITKPKYYSLFDGADLETAAQDVHNGYFAIDKKKTTSGRSVEIFKDSHGEGKASADESAYRLIMRDKERLLSFDTKLKFIFSHSALKEGWDNPNVFQICTLNETSSVMKKRQEIGRGLRIAVNQDGERVHGFDVNTLTVMANESYEEFAKQLQKEIEEETGIKFDIIEKHIFANILVPTDGHQAEYLGIGASHLLWNHLESEGYIDKNGKVQNLLRSDLKESKVIFPEKMADVSQQILAVIRKTAGKLNIRNADNRKKAELNKAVYLSDDFQQLWEKLKYKTTFRVDFDPKKLIEKCADEINKTLIAGRTRFITRTATLDVDRGGVNAQEIYETMSVYNDRDYDLPDLVSYLQNETNLTRRSIVAILKASGRLQDFKNNPQKFIEQVASIIKHQMQVFIVDGIKYQRIGYHHYYAQEIFKENELYGYLKKNMFESKKSVFDHIVYDSDIEADFARSFELSKDVKVYAKLSGWFKIETPLGSYNPDWAVLVEKENQQRLYFVVESKGSRFSEALRITENAKIQCGREHFKALENDIDFMMADNYSTFSEKISST
- a CDS encoding 2-oxoacid:acceptor oxidoreductase subunit alpha, which produces MKPAVLTGAHYITGDEACAEGALAAGCRFFGGYPITPATEVAERISERLPEVGGTFIQMEDEIAAMASILGASCAGVKSMTATSGPGFSLMMENIGLGIVTETPCVVVNVQRAGPSTGLPTMGAQADMMQAKWGSHGDYEIIALAPSSPQDIFYQTITAFNLSETFRLPVLIMTDEIVGHMSEKVIIPDAKDIHIVSRATPKGRKDNFKPFKPAPPYGIAPMPAAGDGYKVHFTGLTHDEKGYPVMTVEAQAIMMDHLMNKIRNNLDKIIMTERYRLDDADIAIVSYGVSTRTSLAAVDEARKMGIKVGLLRLITVWPFPEDQVRQLANQVKGFVTVELNLGQIHYEVQRCAGYKVPSYLVGHPGGSVISPDEVIKVLKEAF
- a CDS encoding RluA family pseudouridine synthase, which gives rise to MVMIWESTEITVLASGKGWLALDKPTGITVHNASGKDLCSLAKEWVRKDDVIRSRLGLITDFDFSPIHRLDKETSGVIILAADRETSRFFSDQFKSRKIAKQYIAILHGRLDISNQNNLWESWAWPLSKTAGGRQNPQGPGQRIPSETRFRIMEHSHHYTMVEIDLLTGRKHQIRRHAKLSGHPVVGDTRYGSTRAANYLKQHAGFIRLGLHAQAITIHMPGEKNPQTIKTPCIPAEMQNIFETDRKAAVI